A region of Numida meleagris isolate 19003 breed g44 Domestic line chromosome 26, NumMel1.0, whole genome shotgun sequence DNA encodes the following proteins:
- the SRCIN1 gene encoding SRC kinase signaling inhibitor 1 isoform X5 has translation MISADDAEYPREYRTLGNGTRRFSNVGLVHTSERRHTVIAAQSLEALTGLQKSEMERKRDAFMDHLKNKYPQHALALRGQQERMRDQTRSSRHSQGSQPGLADQAKLSFASAESLETMSEAELPLGFNRMNRFRQSLPLSRSTSQTKLRSPGVLFLQFGDETRRVHITHEISSMDTLHALIVHMFPQKLTMGMLKSPNTAILIKDESRNVFYELEDVRDIQDRSIIKIYRKEPLYASFPASHITNGDLRREMVYTSRESSPTRRLNNMSPAPHLASGSPPPVLQSSSPSRSRMSYSGGRPPSYAGSPVHHGERLASLPPAPGVSPSPSAILERRDVKPDEDLAGKNMVLVKNEGLYADPYGMVHEGRLSITSTQSLAGMGDPFGYSGGLYKRGSVRSLSTYSAAALQTELEDSLYKPNAQIYSDTYGPGLGFRMPPSSPQKMVEVQAGQSPHSPYSGPPSRSSPVRQSFRKDSCSSVFMESPVSKPRNPGAAGPPELFPGPGDRPLSGFSSPVPAKDTETRERMEAMEKQIASLTGLVQSALLRGSEAETPSEKTEATNGGTPPSASTSRSGTGTPVPAPPPPSATSTPAGQPTAITRLHMQLHLHDLQQNASDLRNQLQQLKKLQLQNQETVKTMLRRTETEISVRVTDTMRKHEDPLQRQRSLVEEERLRYLNEEELITQQLNDLEKSVEKIQKDLAHNHRLIPVQELEEKAVVLKQLGETLTDLKAQFPSLQSKMRVVLRVEVEAVKFLKEEPNRLDGLLKRCKTVTDTLAQIRRQVDEGVWTPPNNLSQSPKKVAPETDFSKGLELEMPPSPPVSLHHLTAGTEPLGMPSFGHSPPQTQSHPSKSNNPSRAPEMVPAKTQTGPETPSKKSADKAVSVEAAERDWEEKRAALTQYSAKDINRLLEETQAELMKAIPDLEFAAKHKQPTGSSSAASTPEHKPSKPQHAQKSAGKGDPNGRRGSDELTVPRYRTEKPSKSPPPPPPRRSFPSSHGLTTTRSGEVIVTSKKEPGFMKKAESEELETQKPQVKLRRTVSEVVRPASTPPIIASAIKDDDDEDRIIAELEVFQRSSASPFLPTLRYDPLPAAVSPGHADMWPNGASVAAEGWKELAAPAAPGSRAFSLPQIVLTEWVSAPPSPEPDPAAAVEPRCSEHGDPAGGGGAGAELAAEVGRRCAVLAGSAPPTAPQPLSTAPRTPGGTCGFPLAHGEVPALSKHRASWPAARAGGDAAPNPARRHEGSGKASPRCPLVPCPRGMVAAILPGAGSEGPSIAPQLPGDAEPRGGAGRDASLPPGHAPRKQRGGTPFPRARCPPAQQGSRGGRAGHPPFMAVQDQGCAGAGAGGTVAEGLCSPAPQGRSEAEGSPLHSMSPRSKEICEGAYRRLDSLEETIRELEMTISEISSHRSAEAAFPEGLLGRAAPGDAGQETEDEAGHGEHCDDGTALDLSQTKADAAKSASPSHTKPPLLPKPQLGTPQSGGVSIPPMKMVNPASRLKQSQQGSPDKSKHIKQRMEYMRIQGQQQVAYL, from the exons ACCAGGAGCTCCCGGCACTCGCAGGGCTCCCAGCCCGGCCTGGCCGACCAAGCCAAGCTGTCCTTCGCCTCGGCCGAGTCCCTGGAAACCATGTCGGAAGCGGAGCTGCCCCTGGGCTTCAATAGGATGAACCGGTTTCGGCAGAGCCTGCCTCTGTCCCGCTCCACCAGCCAGACGAAGCTGCGCTCCCCAG GGGTCCTCTTCCTGCAGTTTGGGGATGAGACAAGGCGCGTGCACATCACCCACGAGATCAGCAGCATGGACACCCTGCACGCCCTCATCGTCCACATGTTCCCCCAGAAGCTCACCATGGGGATGCTGAAGTCTCCCAACACCGCCATCCTCATCAAGGACGAGTCCCGCAACGTCTTCTATGAGCTGGAGGATGTCCG CGACATCCAGGACAGAAGCATCATTAAAATATACCGAAAAGAGCCGCTCTACGCCTCCTTCCCCGCCTCGCACATCACCAACGGCGACCTGAGG CGGGAGATGGTGTACACCTCCAGGGAGTCCTCTCCCACCCGTCGCCTGAACAACATGTCCCCGGCCCCCCACCTGGCCTCGGGCTCCCCCCCGCCCGTCCTGCAGTCCTCGTCCCCCTCCCGTTCCCGCATGTCCTACAGCGGCGGCCGCCCGCCCTCCTACGCCGGCAGCCCCGTGCACCACGGCGAGCGCCTGGCCAGCCTGCCCCCGGCACCCGGCGTCTCGCCCAGCCCCAGCGCCATCCTGGAACGCCGCGACGTCAAACCCGACGAGGACCTGGCGGGGAAGAACATGGTGCTGGTGAAAAACGAGGGGCTGTACGCCGACCCCTACGGCATGGTGCACGAGGGGAGGCTCAGCATCACCTCCACGCAGTCGCTGGCCGGCATGGGGGACCCTTTCGGTTACTCGGGGGGGCTGTACAAGCGGGGCTCGGTGCGCTCGCTCAGCACCTACTCGGCGGCCGCGCTGCAGACGGAGCTGGAGGACAGCCTGTACAAACCCAACGCGCAGATCTACAGCGACACGTACGGACCCGGCCTGGGCTTCCGCATGCCTCCTTCCTCCCCGCAGAAGATGGTGGAGGTGCAGGCGGGGCAGAGCCCGCACAGCCCCTACTCGGGGCCACCCAGCCGCTCCTCGCCCGTCCGGCAGTCCTTCCGCAAGGATTCCTGCTCCTCGGTCTTCATGGAGAGCCCGGTCAGCAAGCCGCGCAACCCCGGCGCAGCGGGACCCCCCGAGCTGTTCCCAGGCCCTGGGGACCGCCCGCTCTCGGGGTTCAGCTCCCCGGTGCCGGCCAAGGACACGGAAACGAG GGAGCGGATGGAGGCCATGGAGAAGCAGATCGCCAGCCTGACAGGGCTGGTGCAGAGTGCACTGCTCCGCGGCTCCGAGGCTGAGACCCCCAG TGAGAAGACTGAAGCCACCAATGGCGGGACCCCCCCATCAGCGT caACCAGCCGCAGCGGCACGGGGACCCCGGTGCCCGCGCCTCCCCCACCCTCCGCCACCAGCACGCCAGCGGGGCAGCCCACGGCCATCACCCGCCTGCACATGCAGCTGCACCTCCACGACCTGCAGCAGAACGCCAGCGACCTCCGCaaccagctgcagcagctcaagAAGCTGCAG CTGCAGAACCAGGAGACGGTGAAGACGATGCTGAGGCGGACGGAGACGGAGATCAGCGTGCGGGTGACGGACACCATGCGCAAGCACGAGGACCCGCTGCAGCGCCAGCGCAGCCTGGTGGAGGAGGAGCGGCTGCGGTACCTGAACGAGGAGGAGCTGATCACCCAGCAGCTGAA TGACCTGGAGAAGTCGGTGGAGAAGATCCAGAAGGATCTGGCGCACAACCACCGCCTCATCCcggtgcaggagctggaggagaaggcCGTGGTGCTCAAGCAGCTCGGGGAGACGCTGACAGACCTCAAGG CCCAGTtccccagcctgcagagcaAGATGCGGGTGGTGCTGCGGGTGGAGGTGGAAGCCGTCAAGTTCCTCAAGGAGGAGCCGAACCGCCTCGACGGGCTGCTCAAGCGCTGCAAGACGGTCACCGACACGCTCGCCCAGATCCGCAG GCAAGTGGACGAGGGCGTGTGGACCCCCCCCAACAACCTCAGCCAGTCCCCCAAGAAGGTGGCCCCCGAGACAGACTTCAGcaaagggctggagctggagatgCCCCCCAGCCCTCCCGTGAGCCTCCACCACCTGACGGCCGGCACTGAGCCCCTGGGCATGCCCAGCTTTGGGCACAGCCCCCCCCAAACCCAGAGCCACCCCTCCAAGAGCAATAACCCTTCCCGGGCTCCAGAGATGGTGCCTGCCAAAACCCAGACGGGTCCTGAGACGCCCAGTAAGAAGAGCGCAGACAAAGCTGTGTCAGTGGAG GCTGCCGAGCGGGACTGGGAGGAGAAGCGGGCAGCGCTGACCCAATACAGTGCCAAGGACATCAACCGCCTCCTGGAGGAGACGCAGGCTGAGCTCATGAAGGCCATCCCCGACCTGGAGTTTGCTGCCAAGCACAAGCAGCCCacgggcagcagcagcgccgCGTCCACGCCGGAGCATAAACCATCCAAGCCTCAGCACGCACAGAAATCCGCGGGGAAGGGGGATCCCAATGGCCGCAGAGGCTCAG ACGAACTGACGGTGCCGCGGTACCGCACCGAGAAACCTTCCAAatcgccgccgccgccccctccccgccggAGCTTCCCCTCATCCCATGGGCTGACCACCACCCGCAGCGGCGAAGTCATCGTCACCAGCAAGAAGGAGCCCGGCTTTATGAAG AAAGCGGAATCGGAGGAGCTGGAGACCCAGAAGCCACAGGTGAAGCTGAGACGGACGGTGTCGGAGGTGGTGAGACCGGCGTCCACCCCACCCATCATCGCCTCCGCCATTAAAGACGACGACGACGAGGACCGCATCATCGCGGAGCTGGAG GTGTTTCAGAGGAGCTCTGcctcccctttcctccccacGCTCCGTTACGACCCTCTCCCGGCTGCCGTCTCCCCTGGGCACGCAGACATGTGGCCCAATGGAGCCTCCGTTGCAGCCGAAGGATGGAAG GagctggcagccccagcagccccggGGAGCAGGGCTTTCTCCCTCCCGCAGATTGTGCTCACCGAGTGGGTGTCCGCACCGCCGTCCCCCGAACCCGACCCCGCGGCGGCGGTGGAACCGCGCTGCTCTGAGCACGGGGACCcggccggcggcggcggagcaGGAGCGGAGCTCGCAGCCGAGGTGGGGAGGAGATGTGCAGTGTTGGCCGGGAGCGCTCCGCCcacggccccgcagcccctgAGCACCGCACCCCGCACACCGGGAGGGACGTGTGGGTTTCCCCTGGCACACGGCGAGGTCCCGGCTCTCTCGAAGCACAGAGCAAGCTGGCCGGCAGCGAGAGCAGGAGGGGACGCTGCTCCGAACCCTGCCAGAAGGCACGAAGGCAGCGGCAAGGCTTCCCCACGGTGCCCTTTGGTTCCTTGTCCCCGAGGGATGGTCGCAGCGATCCTGCCCGGTGCAGGCAGCGAAGGGCCCAGCATCGCCCCGCAGCTCCCTGGTGATGCAGAGCCCCGAGGAGGAGCTGGGCGGGATGCATCCCTCCCTCCTGGACACGCACCAAGGAAGCAGCGCGGTGGCACACCATTCCCGAGAGCCAGgtgccccccagcccagcagggcagcaggggggGCCGGGCTGGGCACCCCCCGTTCATGGCAGTGCAGgatcagggctgtgctggggccgGAGCAGGAGGGACAGTGGCCGAGGGGCTCTGCAGCCCCGCTCCTCAGGGAAGGAGCGAAGCAGAGGGGTCCCCCCTGCACAGCATGTCGCCGCGCAGCAAGGAGATTTGTGAAGGGGCATACCGGAGACTGGACAGCCTGGAAGAAACCATCCGTGAGCTGGAGATGACCATCAGCGAGATCAGCAGCCACCGCTCGGCTGAGGCTGCGTTCCCTGAAGGACTGCTGGGACGGGCGGCACCGGGGGATGCCGGCCAGGAGACCGAGGACGAGGCAGGGCACGGCGAGCATTGTGATGATGGCACTGCCCTGGATCTCAGCCAGACCAAAGCTGATGCTGCCAAGAGTGCGTCCCCGAGCCACACCAAACCGCCTCTGCTTCCCAAGCCGCAGCTCGGCACGCCTCAG AGCGGTGGCGTTTCCATCCCGCCCATGAAGATGGTGAACCCGGCGTCCAGGCTGaagcagagccagcagggcAGCCCCGACAAGAGCAAGCACATCAAGCAGAGGATGGAGTACATGCGGAtccagggacagcagcaggtaGCCTATCTCTAG
- the SRCIN1 gene encoding SRC kinase signaling inhibitor 1 isoform X4, translated as MLPRWAKHPSGASPRLREQDRASEPGDRRLTALLVDPDRTSAHMISADDAEYPREYRTLGNGTRRFSNVGLVHTSERRHTVIAAQSLEALTGLQKSEMERKRDAFMDHLKNKYPQHALALRGQQERMRDQQPNYWSFKTRSSRHSQGSQPGLADQAKLSFASAESLETMSEAELPLGFNRMNRFRQSLPLSRSTSQTKLRSPGVLFLQFGDETRRVHITHEISSMDTLHALIVHMFPQKLTMGMLKSPNTAILIKDESRNVFYELEDVRDIQDRSIIKIYRKEPLYASFPASHITNGDLRREMVYTSRESSPTRRLNNMSPAPHLASGSPPPVLQSSSPSRSRMSYSGGRPPSYAGSPVHHGERLASLPPAPGVSPSPSAILERRDVKPDEDLAGKNMVLVKNEGLYADPYGMVHEGRLSITSTQSLAGMGDPFGYSGGLYKRGSVRSLSTYSAAALQTELEDSLYKPNAQIYSDTYGPGLGFRMPPSSPQKMVEVQAGQSPHSPYSGPPSRSSPVRQSFRKDSCSSVFMESPVSKPRNPGAAGPPELFPGPGDRPLSGFSSPVPAKDTETRERMEAMEKQIASLTGLVQSALLRGSEAETPSEKTEATNGGTPPSASTSRSGTGTPVPAPPPPSATSTPAGQPTAITRLHMQLHLHDLQQNASDLRNQLQQLKKLQLQNQETVKTMLRRTETEISVRVTDTMRKHEDPLQRQRSLVEEERLRYLNEEELITQQLNDLEKSVEKIQKDLAHNHRLIPVQELEEKAVVLKQLGETLTDLKAQFPSLQSKMRVVLRVEVEAVKFLKEEPNRLDGLLKRCKTVTDTLAQIRRQVDEGVWTPPNNLSQSPKKVAPETDFSKGLELEMPPSPPVSLHHLTAGTEPLGMPSFGHSPPQTQSHPSKSNNPSRAPEMVPAKTQTGPETPSKKSADKAVSVEAAERDWEEKRAALTQYSAKDINRLLEETQAELMKAIPDLEFAAKHKQPTGSSSAASTPEHKPSKPQHAQKSAGKGDPNGRRGSDELTVPRYRTEKPSKSPPPPPPRRSFPSSHGLTTTRSGEVIVTSKKEPGFMKKAESEELETQKPQVKLRRTVSEVVRPASTPPIIASAIKDDDDEDRIIAELEVFQRSSASPFLPTLRYDPLPAAVSPGHADMWPNGASVAAEGWKELAAPAAPGSRAFSLPQIVLTEWVSAPPSPEPDPAAAVEPRCSEHGDPAGGGGAGAELAAEVGRRCAVLAGSAPPTAPQPLSTAPRTPGGTCGFPLAHGEVPALSKHRASWPAARAGGDAAPNPARRHEGSGKASPRCPLVPCPRGMVAAILPGAGSEGPSIAPQLPGDAEPRGGAGRDASLPPGHAPRKQRGGTPFPRARCPPAQQGSRGGRAGHPPFMAVQDQGCAGAGAGGTVAEGLCSPAPQGRSEAEGSPLHSMSPRSKEICEGAYRRLDSLEETIRELEMTISEISSHRSAEAAFPEGLLGRAAPGDAGQETEDEAGHGEHCDDGTALDLSQTKADAAKSASPSHTKPPLLPKPQLGTPQSGGVSIPPMKMVNPASRLKQSQQGSPDKSKHIKQRMEYMRIQGQQQVAYL; from the exons CAGCCCAACTACTGGAGCTTTAAG ACCAGGAGCTCCCGGCACTCGCAGGGCTCCCAGCCCGGCCTGGCCGACCAAGCCAAGCTGTCCTTCGCCTCGGCCGAGTCCCTGGAAACCATGTCGGAAGCGGAGCTGCCCCTGGGCTTCAATAGGATGAACCGGTTTCGGCAGAGCCTGCCTCTGTCCCGCTCCACCAGCCAGACGAAGCTGCGCTCCCCAG GGGTCCTCTTCCTGCAGTTTGGGGATGAGACAAGGCGCGTGCACATCACCCACGAGATCAGCAGCATGGACACCCTGCACGCCCTCATCGTCCACATGTTCCCCCAGAAGCTCACCATGGGGATGCTGAAGTCTCCCAACACCGCCATCCTCATCAAGGACGAGTCCCGCAACGTCTTCTATGAGCTGGAGGATGTCCG CGACATCCAGGACAGAAGCATCATTAAAATATACCGAAAAGAGCCGCTCTACGCCTCCTTCCCCGCCTCGCACATCACCAACGGCGACCTGAGG CGGGAGATGGTGTACACCTCCAGGGAGTCCTCTCCCACCCGTCGCCTGAACAACATGTCCCCGGCCCCCCACCTGGCCTCGGGCTCCCCCCCGCCCGTCCTGCAGTCCTCGTCCCCCTCCCGTTCCCGCATGTCCTACAGCGGCGGCCGCCCGCCCTCCTACGCCGGCAGCCCCGTGCACCACGGCGAGCGCCTGGCCAGCCTGCCCCCGGCACCCGGCGTCTCGCCCAGCCCCAGCGCCATCCTGGAACGCCGCGACGTCAAACCCGACGAGGACCTGGCGGGGAAGAACATGGTGCTGGTGAAAAACGAGGGGCTGTACGCCGACCCCTACGGCATGGTGCACGAGGGGAGGCTCAGCATCACCTCCACGCAGTCGCTGGCCGGCATGGGGGACCCTTTCGGTTACTCGGGGGGGCTGTACAAGCGGGGCTCGGTGCGCTCGCTCAGCACCTACTCGGCGGCCGCGCTGCAGACGGAGCTGGAGGACAGCCTGTACAAACCCAACGCGCAGATCTACAGCGACACGTACGGACCCGGCCTGGGCTTCCGCATGCCTCCTTCCTCCCCGCAGAAGATGGTGGAGGTGCAGGCGGGGCAGAGCCCGCACAGCCCCTACTCGGGGCCACCCAGCCGCTCCTCGCCCGTCCGGCAGTCCTTCCGCAAGGATTCCTGCTCCTCGGTCTTCATGGAGAGCCCGGTCAGCAAGCCGCGCAACCCCGGCGCAGCGGGACCCCCCGAGCTGTTCCCAGGCCCTGGGGACCGCCCGCTCTCGGGGTTCAGCTCCCCGGTGCCGGCCAAGGACACGGAAACGAG GGAGCGGATGGAGGCCATGGAGAAGCAGATCGCCAGCCTGACAGGGCTGGTGCAGAGTGCACTGCTCCGCGGCTCCGAGGCTGAGACCCCCAG TGAGAAGACTGAAGCCACCAATGGCGGGACCCCCCCATCAGCGT caACCAGCCGCAGCGGCACGGGGACCCCGGTGCCCGCGCCTCCCCCACCCTCCGCCACCAGCACGCCAGCGGGGCAGCCCACGGCCATCACCCGCCTGCACATGCAGCTGCACCTCCACGACCTGCAGCAGAACGCCAGCGACCTCCGCaaccagctgcagcagctcaagAAGCTGCAG CTGCAGAACCAGGAGACGGTGAAGACGATGCTGAGGCGGACGGAGACGGAGATCAGCGTGCGGGTGACGGACACCATGCGCAAGCACGAGGACCCGCTGCAGCGCCAGCGCAGCCTGGTGGAGGAGGAGCGGCTGCGGTACCTGAACGAGGAGGAGCTGATCACCCAGCAGCTGAA TGACCTGGAGAAGTCGGTGGAGAAGATCCAGAAGGATCTGGCGCACAACCACCGCCTCATCCcggtgcaggagctggaggagaaggcCGTGGTGCTCAAGCAGCTCGGGGAGACGCTGACAGACCTCAAGG CCCAGTtccccagcctgcagagcaAGATGCGGGTGGTGCTGCGGGTGGAGGTGGAAGCCGTCAAGTTCCTCAAGGAGGAGCCGAACCGCCTCGACGGGCTGCTCAAGCGCTGCAAGACGGTCACCGACACGCTCGCCCAGATCCGCAG GCAAGTGGACGAGGGCGTGTGGACCCCCCCCAACAACCTCAGCCAGTCCCCCAAGAAGGTGGCCCCCGAGACAGACTTCAGcaaagggctggagctggagatgCCCCCCAGCCCTCCCGTGAGCCTCCACCACCTGACGGCCGGCACTGAGCCCCTGGGCATGCCCAGCTTTGGGCACAGCCCCCCCCAAACCCAGAGCCACCCCTCCAAGAGCAATAACCCTTCCCGGGCTCCAGAGATGGTGCCTGCCAAAACCCAGACGGGTCCTGAGACGCCCAGTAAGAAGAGCGCAGACAAAGCTGTGTCAGTGGAG GCTGCCGAGCGGGACTGGGAGGAGAAGCGGGCAGCGCTGACCCAATACAGTGCCAAGGACATCAACCGCCTCCTGGAGGAGACGCAGGCTGAGCTCATGAAGGCCATCCCCGACCTGGAGTTTGCTGCCAAGCACAAGCAGCCCacgggcagcagcagcgccgCGTCCACGCCGGAGCATAAACCATCCAAGCCTCAGCACGCACAGAAATCCGCGGGGAAGGGGGATCCCAATGGCCGCAGAGGCTCAG ACGAACTGACGGTGCCGCGGTACCGCACCGAGAAACCTTCCAAatcgccgccgccgccccctccccgccggAGCTTCCCCTCATCCCATGGGCTGACCACCACCCGCAGCGGCGAAGTCATCGTCACCAGCAAGAAGGAGCCCGGCTTTATGAAG AAAGCGGAATCGGAGGAGCTGGAGACCCAGAAGCCACAGGTGAAGCTGAGACGGACGGTGTCGGAGGTGGTGAGACCGGCGTCCACCCCACCCATCATCGCCTCCGCCATTAAAGACGACGACGACGAGGACCGCATCATCGCGGAGCTGGAG GTGTTTCAGAGGAGCTCTGcctcccctttcctccccacGCTCCGTTACGACCCTCTCCCGGCTGCCGTCTCCCCTGGGCACGCAGACATGTGGCCCAATGGAGCCTCCGTTGCAGCCGAAGGATGGAAG GagctggcagccccagcagccccggGGAGCAGGGCTTTCTCCCTCCCGCAGATTGTGCTCACCGAGTGGGTGTCCGCACCGCCGTCCCCCGAACCCGACCCCGCGGCGGCGGTGGAACCGCGCTGCTCTGAGCACGGGGACCcggccggcggcggcggagcaGGAGCGGAGCTCGCAGCCGAGGTGGGGAGGAGATGTGCAGTGTTGGCCGGGAGCGCTCCGCCcacggccccgcagcccctgAGCACCGCACCCCGCACACCGGGAGGGACGTGTGGGTTTCCCCTGGCACACGGCGAGGTCCCGGCTCTCTCGAAGCACAGAGCAAGCTGGCCGGCAGCGAGAGCAGGAGGGGACGCTGCTCCGAACCCTGCCAGAAGGCACGAAGGCAGCGGCAAGGCTTCCCCACGGTGCCCTTTGGTTCCTTGTCCCCGAGGGATGGTCGCAGCGATCCTGCCCGGTGCAGGCAGCGAAGGGCCCAGCATCGCCCCGCAGCTCCCTGGTGATGCAGAGCCCCGAGGAGGAGCTGGGCGGGATGCATCCCTCCCTCCTGGACACGCACCAAGGAAGCAGCGCGGTGGCACACCATTCCCGAGAGCCAGgtgccccccagcccagcagggcagcaggggggGCCGGGCTGGGCACCCCCCGTTCATGGCAGTGCAGgatcagggctgtgctggggccgGAGCAGGAGGGACAGTGGCCGAGGGGCTCTGCAGCCCCGCTCCTCAGGGAAGGAGCGAAGCAGAGGGGTCCCCCCTGCACAGCATGTCGCCGCGCAGCAAGGAGATTTGTGAAGGGGCATACCGGAGACTGGACAGCCTGGAAGAAACCATCCGTGAGCTGGAGATGACCATCAGCGAGATCAGCAGCCACCGCTCGGCTGAGGCTGCGTTCCCTGAAGGACTGCTGGGACGGGCGGCACCGGGGGATGCCGGCCAGGAGACCGAGGACGAGGCAGGGCACGGCGAGCATTGTGATGATGGCACTGCCCTGGATCTCAGCCAGACCAAAGCTGATGCTGCCAAGAGTGCGTCCCCGAGCCACACCAAACCGCCTCTGCTTCCCAAGCCGCAGCTCGGCACGCCTCAG AGCGGTGGCGTTTCCATCCCGCCCATGAAGATGGTGAACCCGGCGTCCAGGCTGaagcagagccagcagggcAGCCCCGACAAGAGCAAGCACATCAAGCAGAGGATGGAGTACATGCGGAtccagggacagcagcaggtaGCCTATCTCTAG